Below is a genomic region from Spirosoma radiotolerans.
TGCACGAAAACCTGCTGGTGAAACCCATCGGGGGCTACATAATGGGGCTGGCTGGTATTTGTTTACTTGTGTCCGTACTAACCGGGACGTGGTATTACCGGCGGGCATTGCTGAGCGTCTTTAAAATTGGGGTACGGTGGAATAAATCACCCCGCATTGTGTATGCCGACATTCATAAGTGGCTGGGCGTGGTGGCTTTACTCTTCATGCTGATGATGAGTGCCACGGGCATTTTCTTCCACTGGGAACAGATCGAACGGGCGTTTGGGGAGGGAAAAAAAGTTGAACCAGCGCAGGTCGCTCCAATTTCACTCACCAGCATTCCGGTCGATGCCGCCATTGCCGCTGCCAGGGCGTCCATCGCTGATTTTCATCCGCAGCTTATCGACTTCCCCAAACCGGGTGATAGTACCCTGGTCATTCGGGGCAATAAGCCAGAGAGTATTCGAATGCTGGGTAAATACAATGTGGCCGCCACGATCGATGCCCGCAACGGGCACTACCTAAGTGGATTCGATGCGCGCGATGCGGATCTGGAATACATAGCCGAACACATTTTCGAGGAACTTCATTTTGGCCATTACGGTGGCTGGATTTCGCAGATAATCTATATTCTCCTGGCTTTGTCGACGGCCGTTGTCACCCTGACGGGTCTATTTCTCTGGCTTTTAAAAAGGTAGTAAATTCTATGCATTTCCATTCCACCGTAAAGCGGCTCCTGCTGCCCTGTGCCCTTCTCCTTACGTTCACCCTTCAGGCGCAACTGTTCTCGCCCAAGTTATTCGATGCCATGAAGTGGCGAATGATTGGGCCGCATCGGGGAGGCCGAACGGTGGGTGCTGTGGGTGTCCCGCAACAGCCCAACGTCTTTTACATGGGCGTTAATAACGGTGGGGTCTGGAAAACGACAGATTACGGGCGCACCTGGAATCCTATTTTCGACGACCAGCCAACAGGTTCCATTGGTGATGTGGCCGTTGCTCCCTCAAATCCCAACGTCGTTTACGTGGCCAGCGGTGAGGGACTTCAGCGCCCCGATTTATCGGTAGGCAATGGAATGTATAAATCGACGGATGCCGGGAAAACCTGGTCCTTCCTTGGTCTTAAGGACGGGCAGCAAATTGGCGGTATTTGCATTGATCCAACGAACGAAAACCGGGTCTTCGCGGCTGTTCTGGGGCATCCGTACGGACCCAACACCGAACGAGGTGTGTATCGCACGACGGATGGCGGCAAAAGCTGGGATCGGGTGTTGTACAAAGATGAAAATACGGGAGCCGTGCAAGTAACCATCGACCCGAAAAATCCGAATATCGTTTACGCCGATCTCTGGGCGGCTCGTCAGGGGCCCTGGGAAAATGGCCAGTGGCAGGGCCCCGAAAGCGGTCTGTATAAATCGACGGATGGCGGGGCAACCTGGCAAAAACTGACAAACGGCCTGCCTACCATTCAGCAGGGACTGGGCCGGATCGGCTTTTGCATTGCTCCCAGTGACCCCAATCGGTTATACGCGACGGTCGATGCCACCGAGACGGGCGGAGTCTATCGCTCCGACAATGCCGGACAGACATGGACACGCGTCAGTGGCGACGAACGACTTTGGGGCCGGGGGAGTGACTTCGCCGAAGTGAAAGCGCATCCTACCAATCCCGACATCGTTTTCATTGCGGATGTGGCTGCGTGGAAGTCAACGGATGGCGGAAAAACCTGGAACGACTTTCGGGGCGCGCCCGGTGGCGATGATTATCACCGGCTCTGGATCAATCCGAATAACCCCGATGTCTTGCTGCTGGCGGGCGATCAGGGCGCAATTGTCACGGTCAACGGTGGGCAAACGTTCAGTTCCTGGTACAACCAGCCAACGGCCCAGTTCTACCACGTGAGTACCGATAATAGCTTCCCTTACAACGTGTTGGGTGGGCAGCAGGAGAGTGGTTCGGTAGGCATTGCCAGTCGGGGCAACGATGGCGAAATCACCTTCCGGGAGTGGCATCCGATTGGCGTCGAAGAATACGGCTACGCAGCTGCGGACCCGCTCGACCCCACTATTATTTATGGCGGTAAAATTACCCGCTACGACAAACGAACCGGGCAGGTCCAGAACATCGCCCCCGAAGCTGTTCGGAGCGGGAAGTACCGGTTTGTACGAACGGCTCCGGTGTTGTTCTCCCCGATTGATCCTAAAACGCTCTATTTCGCCGGAAATGTGCTTTTTAAAACACAGAATGGCGGTCATTCCTGGCAGGTAATTAGTCCCGATTTAACGCGAACCTCGTATCCTGATATTCCCGAAAGCGTGGGCGTTTATCGAACGGAAGCTATGAAAACCATGCCTGCCCGTGGGGTTATTTACACCATTGCGCCCTCACATAAAGACATCAATACCATCTGGGCCGGTACCGACGACGGCCTGATTCAGGTGACCCGCGACGGGGGTAAAACCTGGAAAAATGTTACCCCACCGGGTGTTGGCTCCTGGAGCAAAGTCTCCCTGATGGATGCCGGACATTTCGATGCCAATACAGCTTACGCAGCCGTCAACCGCATCCGGTGTGATGACATGCGGCCGCACATTTACCGCACGCACGATGGTGGAAAAACCTGGCAGGAAATTGTCTCGGGATTGCCCAACGACCCTATCAACGTTGTGCGCGAAGATCCCATTCGGAAAGGTCTGTTATTTGCCGGGTCCGAAACCGCCGTGTCTGTTTCTTTCGATGATGGGGCGCACTGGCAATCGCTGCGGCTCAATATGCCCGCCACCTCAATTCGGGATCTGGTCATTAAAGACGACGATCTGGTCGTTGGCACACATGGCCGGTCGTTCTGGATTCTGGATAACATGACCGCCCTTCGCCAGCTAACCCCCGAACTGGCCAAAACCGAGACGATTCTCTATAAACCGCAGCGGGCGTATCGCGTTCGGTGGAACATGAACCCCGACACGCCCTTGCCACAGGAAGAACCCGCGGGGCAAAACCCACCCGATGGGGCTATAATTGATTATTACCTGAACGAAGCGGCCAATTCCATCGTCACTCTGACGATTACGGATGCAACGGGTAAGCTGGTCCATCAGTTTCGTAGCGATGATAAACCCTATACGGTTCCCGATGTGAATTTGCCTGCGTACTGGATTCGCCCTCAACAGATTTTGTCAGCCAGCGCCGGGGCGCATCGGTTTATGTGGAACATGCATTATACGCCATTGCCCATTCCGCCCTCGTATCCTATCGCGGCTACCTTCGGGCAAACGGCCCCAGAGCCCACCTCACCCTGGGTTATGCCCGGAACCTACACGGTTAAGCTGACCGTCAACGGGAAAATCTACACGCAGCCGCTCATTGTTACGATGGACCCAAGGGTAAAAACACCTGTTTCAATCCTAAAGCAACAACACGATCTGTCGGTAGTCGCCTACGAAAGTCGTAAACAGGTGATTGGCTGGCTGACCGAAGCGCAGACCTTGACGAGTCGGGCAACAACTGATGAACAGAAAAAGGTGCTGGCTACTCTTCAAACCAGTCTGGATAAATTGAACAGAGCCTTTAGCTCGATTTTCTCCATCCTGCAAGATGCCGACAGCGCCCCGACCACGCAAGTCGTAGCCGCTGCGAACGAAGCGCAGGTAACGTTAAAAAAAGTGGCGCAGCAGTGGGCTAGCTGGAAGACAAACAGGCAGTAGCTTATAGAGAGTTCGCAAAATGCGGTTCCCCATATCTACTTGTAGTGCGGAATCAGAGAATCATTTGGCGATTTTCGTAGGAAGTCAGTTGCGGTTGTGCTGCTGTATTTTGTGAAGCACGCTGGTCGACACCTTCTTTAATCGATACCGGGGAACGTGGACTTCGGGTTCCCGGCAAGAGGGTAGTAACCATAAAAGGAGTAGCGCTACGAGTCTGTATGAAGGTGTTGTTTTCATCGCTTCATTTCAGGAAAATTCTACTTACGATGGGGCAAATCGTAAACGTGCACCACGACTTATGCTGCCCATTTTGCCAGTCAGGTTTTTGAAGCTAACGGGCTTCTACACGTATATAGGAACAGCCTGTAGAAGGTAAGCAATTGGGGATTTATTACTTATTTTGCGATCCGGAACCCAGTGCTTCGGCATCATTTCCATACTAATTGACGGGCTACATTACCCATACGCAGTCCAGAAAAAACGGATCAAATCCATTCCTGGCAACGATTCCTACCTGATCGGTTAGTACGTAAACCGTCGAACCCAATCCGTAGCACGGTAAACTGGATGCTGTTTTTAATCGTTTACTGACAAGGCCATGAGGAAAGTCCTTTGACGCCTATTACTTTTGAGCTTAAAGCAAGAGAAATTATGAGTTTATACGAACAGGTGTTCAGCCACAACAAAATATGGGTGCAGAAACAACTGCAACTAGATCCTGCCTATTTCTCAGAAATGGCTAAAAACCAAACCCCCGACTTTCTGTACATTGGCTGTTCGGATAGCCGGGTGTCGCCTGACGCCTTTATGGGTACCAAGCCCGGAGACGTATTCATTCATCGTAACATCGCCAATCTGGTACCAAACAACGACATTAGCTCCCTGGCCGTGTTGCAGTATGCCGTCGAGAGTTTGCAGGTTAAGCACGTCATTGTCTGCGGACATTACGGATGTGGTGGTATAAAAGCATCCACTACCCACGAAGATTTTGGGTATATGAATACCTGGCTGCGTAACATACAGGATGTGTACCGCATGCATCGCGATGAACTTGACAGCCTTAGCGACCCTGAAGCCAAACATCGTCGGCTGGTTGAGTTGAACGTACGGGAGCAGTGTCTGAATGTGATGAAGCTGTCGTTTGTGCAAAAGCGACTGTTTGGGAATCAGGACATCAAGGTACACGGCTGGGTGTATGATCTTGCCAACGGACAACTCAAGGATATGGACGTTTCGCTCGACGATCTGGGGCCAAACCTGGAAATTTATCGGTTTAACAATACCAAAGCTGCAGTTTAGGTATATAGTCAAGACGCTTTCCTGAATTGATGACAGCCTTCGTCGAGAGACGTAGCTGTGATGCTCGACATAGTCTGTGACTATATCGGTGCGTTCTCCGGTCTCTGGCCGGTTTTCATGATACCAGGCAGAGACCAGAGAACACCTGGCCATAGTCTGTGGCTATGGCCAACTCGTACCTGGCTCCACCCAAGCTGAGCAACTGATCTGAGAAATTCGGGTAACTCAAAAATATGATTGTCTTAGAGAATGCATACACTCAAGTACCATCAGCAAGTACCGGTTTATTCGTTAGAGCCAGATGATGTAGCGGCCAATAAACAGTTTCGAGTGTATAATTATGAAGGCAGTCTACCCAATCAGTCAGATCTGCTTGTTCCGCACCGTAAGGATCACTACCTGCTTGTTTTCATCAGGCGAGCCAACAGCCGTCAATGGATAGACATGACGCCCTATGTCCTTAAAGACAACACCGTTTACTTTACAGGCCCGAATCAGATTATCGTAAAAGAAGGGTTTAATCAGTTGTGGAGTACCGGTATTGCGTTTACAAAGGAGTTCCTGTCATTTCAGGAAAATGCTGCCCTAAGTAAGCTGCCCCTTATTCAGAATCCGCAGGGCGTCCATGAGTTACGGCTTACGGAGGCTGATGTAGATTTTGTGGAGGATATGCTGGCCAAGATCAATGCTGAGTATCAACGTCCTAATGAATGGCAGCACCGCATGCTGACGGCTTACCTGACGGTGCTACTCACGTATTTGAGTCGCCTGTATGCAGAGCAGTTTGAGAGCAATCAGTTTTCGACAGATAAGCTTCTACTGAAAAAATACCAGGCTCAGATTGACGAACACTACCGTGAGTTGCACCAGGTGAGTGACTATGCCTCCCTGCTCAATGTGTCGGCCGGGTATTTAAGCGAGGTGGTAAAAGCCCAGAGTGGCAAACCCGCCATCATGCATATTCATGAGCGTCTGGTGCTGGAAGCCCGGCGCCTGCTGTTCCATACGCAGCATTCGCTAAAGGAAATTGCCTTCGATCTTGGTTTTTCGGATGCTTCCTACTTCAACCGCTTCTTTAAGCGCGAAACCGACGTAACACCGGCTGAATATCGGTCTACGATCCGTGAAATGTACCAGTAATACCGACGAATGTGTTTCAGCGGCTAAGCGGGACCGCCGTAGTTTTGCCCAATAAACAGATGAAACATGAAAACAGTACTGATCACAGGCGCAAATAAGAGTATTGGCTTTGAAACAGCCCGGCAATTACTACAAGAAGGGTATTTTGTTTATCTGGGTAGCCGGGATGAGCAGAAAGGTCAGCAGGCCGTTAGCCAGCTACAGGCAGAGGGCTTAACGAATGTAGAGCCAATCGAAATTGATGTCGATAACATTGAATCGATAAAGGCGGCCCGCGAAGTGCTTGGCCGGAAAACCCAAGCGCTGGATGTACTGATCAATAATGCCGGTATCTCCGGAAGTATGCCACAGACAGCATTGGAAGCAGATATCAGCGTATTCAGGCAGGTCCTCGAAACGAATTTTTTTGGTGTCATTGAAGTGACGCAGGCGTTTATCGACCTGCTGAAGCAATCGCCGGAACCCCGAATTGTTAACGTTACTTCAGGCCTGGGCTCACTCACCTTGCATAGTGACCCTACCTGGAAATATTATGCGGTTAAGCCAGCCAGTTATGTTGCGTCGAAAGCAGCGCTCAACGCGTATACCATTATGCTGGCTCACGACCTGCGTGATAGCTCGTTCAAGGTAAATGCCGTTGACCCAGGCTATACAGCCACTGATTTCAATCATCACAGCGGACCTGGAACCGTACCCGATGCCGCTGCCAGGGTGGTCAAAGCAGCCGTGTTAGGTCCAGATGGCCCGACAGGTCAGTTCTTTAGTGATGACAATGTGCCTGAAACAGGAATTAGCCCCTGGTAATGAAGCAAAGCTCGTGTCTGATTAATTTTTTGCTTTATCACTCAAACCGAATCCTGTACCGTCGAGCCGGGAGCGCAGCAACGTTGTGCCGCTGGTAAATTAAGCTGGGATGACCACAATAGGGGTCTCTTTACGCACCATTATCCTGGAGTGTAAAGGGACCCCTATTGTGATTATAGACGAGGCTGCCTGTCGGTCGGCAAGTAAAAGGATAGTCAATCGTTGTTTAGTGTTGACGCATGAGTGATACACGAAATACGTTGACACTTTTTCAGAAATATGATCTATTGGACTCAATTAATTTATGTTCGGGAAGGACAGGAAGAAGTTTTTCACCAATTTGAGGATGTCGTTATTCCGCTAATTGAGACGTACAATGGGCGACTTTTGTTCCGAATACGGCCCACTGAGGACTCATACATTGGGCAGCCAATTGAAAAACCTTATGAAGTGCACCTTGTTGAGTTTGACACCGAGCAGGACTTCATTGCGTTCAGTCATGATGAAAGCCGTAAACAGTTTTTGCCCCTCAAAGAGCAGTCTGTTGAAACATCTATTCTGATTCAGGGAGTAAGGCTTTAGCCGGAAAGTAACGCTATCCTACCGCTAGTTAGAAAAATCACCTGCTGCGCCGTTAGACATAGCCGAACCAAGTGAGGTATGAGAAGATGCTGCCATTTTAACCGTTATTGAGGTAAAGGTTGAATAAACAGTTTGTTGTGTAAGGTTTAAATGACAGATTGGCGGGTTGTCTGAGCCACGACCGAGTAAATAGGTGGTTGGAACAGTTCATGATCAGCCAGTGATTTACATGTAAACCAACTACATAATGGAAACGAACTTTGTAACCTTTGCCGAGCAGGCCTCGCAGCCTGGTGGAAGGGCCGATCAGGATTCCGTTCTGCTTGACTCCTATTCAAACACCGTAGTCACGGTAGCCAAAAAAGTTAGCCCATCCGTTGTCCAGATAAAAGTCAGTGGCCGGGCCACCAACCAAACCGAAATTGACCTCAAACGAGGCCGGTCAGATCGGGGTAATTCTGATGGAGGCACCGGATCGGGCTTTATTATTTCGACCGATGGCTACATCATCACCAATAATCACGTCGTCGCCGGAGCGGGTAAGATCGAAGTTGCCGTTGCTGCTCGCGCCGATGAACCCAGCCGCGATTATGAAGCCACGCTTATCGGGCGCGACCCCGCCACCGATATTGCCGTCATCAAGATTTATGCGGATGGTCTGAAAGCGATTCGCTTCGCGGATTCGAAACAGGTGCAGGTTGGCCAGATCGCCATTGCCATCGGCAATCCGTATGGGTTTCAGTATTCGCTGACGGCTGGTGTGGTGAGTGCCCTTGGCCGGACGCTACGCTCCGAATCAGGGCGGCTCATCGATGATGTTATTCAGACGGATGCCGCGCTTAATCCGGGAAATTCCGGCGGACCTTTGGTCGATGCCAATGGCGATGTTATTGGCGTCAATACCGCCGTTATATTGCCTGCTCAGGGTCTTTGCTTCGCCGTTTCGTCGAATCTGGCTGCGTTTGTAGCGGGCAAACTCATTATGCATGGACGGGTTCGCCGGGGGTATCTGGGCATTGCCGGACAGCTTATCAACCTGACCGAGCGCATCAAACTCTACAATCAGCTAACCACAAAAACGGGCGTCATTGTGGCCAGTGTTGAGGTGGATGGTGTGGCCGGAAACAGCCAGTTGCGGCAGGGTGATATTATTGTTGGCTTTGATGGACAACCCATTGCCACGATGGACGATCTGCACCGGCTTCTTACAGACCAGACAATCGGTAAACGCATTCCGGTATCGGTCTTGCGCGAAAACCGCCAAATTAGCCTCTATGTGATTCCCGGCGAGTTGAATTAGTGAGAAACGGGTATTTCTTTCAGTAGATCAGATTAACTGGAAGAGATACTCGTTTTTTTACTTGTTGTCAATCAGTATCCTTCCGATCAGTTTGTTGCCCGGCCATTGATAATCACTGTTATTAGGCCAACAAACTAAATTTTTTCAATCTTCTTCCGACTTTGATGGTTAGTCTATAGACGCTGCTACTTACACGAGCGTAAGTCGGCTGACAAAAGTTATTTTTCAACGTTTGCTTCTTCTTTCATTATGGCTAACAAATCGGTTGATCTCGACCAACTCAGTATTGATACCATCCGACTCCTGTCGATTGATGCGGTTCAGAAAGCGAATTCAGGCCACCCTGGTCTGCCTCTTGGCGCGGCTCCTATGGCGTATGTGCTCTGGTCGCGCTTTTTGCGGTTTAACCCTCAAGACCCTCATTGGCCTGATCGTGACCGGTTTGTCCTGTCGGCAGGGCACGGTTCGGCCTTGCTGTATAGTTTGCTGCACCTCTATGGGTATGACCTCTCGCTGGATGACCTGAAAAATTTTCGGCAGCTTCACTCGCGAACACCAGGGCATCCCGAATCGAATCTGACGCCCGGCGTCGAAGTAACGACTGGCCCGCTTGGTCAGGGGTTTGCCAATGGAGTAGGCATGGCCATGGCCGAAGCCTTTCTGGCTGCGAACTACAACCGGGAAGGACACTCGGTTATGGATCATTACACTTATTCTATTGTTAGCGATGGCGATCTGATGGAAGGGATCGCTTCCGAAGCGGCTTCGCTGGCTGGTCATCTCAAATTGGGTAAGTTGATTTATCTATACGACGATAACCTGATTTCGCTGGATGGGCCTACTAACTTGGCATTTACGGAAGATCGGATGGCTCGTTTTGAAGCTTATGACTGGCATGTGCAGCACGTAGCCGATGGAAATGACATAGAGGCCATTGACCAGGCGATCCGGGCTGCGCAGGCTGAAACAGAGCGCCCTTCCATTATCGCGGTGCGGACCATCATCGGCTTTGGAAGTCCGCAGGAGGGAACCAGCAAAGTGCACGGTAGTCCACTAGGCGAGGAGAATGTTCGCAAAACGAAAGAATTTTACGGATGGGACCCCGACGAAACGTTTGTTGTGCCGGACGAAGTAAAATCTTATTTGATGAAAGCCGGCAAGCGGGGCGCCGACCTACAGGCCGATTGGCAAAAGCGGTTTGAGGCTTACCAAAGCCAGTTTCCGAAAGAGGCCGAGACGTTTACCATTTCCTTTGCGGGTCAATTTCCTCAGGGTTGGGAGGCCGATTTACCTTTGTTCGCTCCTGCCGATGGCCCGCTGGCAACACGCCAGGCATCCGGCAAAGCGCTCGAAGCACTGAAAAAACGAGTCCCTTATCTGTTTGGTGGCTCGGCTGATCTGGCTTCCTCGAACGATATGCCCACGAAAGGCGATGTTAGTTTTCAGCCTGGCCATTACGAAAATTCAAATATCTGGTTTGGTGTGCGGGAGCATGCCATGGGAGCGGCCCTCAACGGCATGGCGCAACATGGGGGCGTACACCCGTATGGCGGCACATTCCTGAATTTCTCCGACTATATGCGCGGTGCCATCCGACTGACTGCCCTGGCCGAATCGTCGGTTACATTTGTGTTTACGCACGACAGCATCGGTTTGGGAGAAGATGGACCTACTCACCAGCCCGTTGAGCAGTTCGTTTCGTTACGGACGATTCCTAATATCGTCGTGATCCGCCCGGCCGACGCCAACGAAACCGTTGAAGCCTGGCGTGTGGCCATGCAGCAACCCAAAAGCCCGGTTGTGCTGATTCTTTCCCGGCAGAAGTTGCCCGTCATCGATCAGGACAAGTACGGTTCAGCGCGGGGGCTAGAAAAGGGCGCTTACATCGTGAGCGAAGCCGAAGGAACACCGCAACTGATTCTGATTGCTACCGGCTCGGAAGTATCCCTGGTTATGAACGCACAGGCCGAACTTAAAAAACAGGGCATTGAGGCACGCGTTGTGAGCATGCCA
It encodes:
- a CDS encoding PepSY-associated TM helix domain-containing protein; translation: MFSDKIVYSLHRISGLVGGLFILILTVTGSILVVDQQVDNLLTPNQTHIESVGQLQSVGQLLATVNRQYPEAKVRSLTLWDSTKKEAVRVDLSDKGIRTWVAMNPYTGAIIGARQADATLIRRTRELHENLLVKPIGGYIMGLAGICLLVSVLTGTWYYRRALLSVFKIGVRWNKSPRIVYADIHKWLGVVALLFMLMMSATGIFFHWEQIERAFGEGKKVEPAQVAPISLTSIPVDAAIAAARASIADFHPQLIDFPKPGDSTLVIRGNKPESIRMLGKYNVAATIDARNGHYLSGFDARDADLEYIAEHIFEELHFGHYGGWISQIIYILLALSTAVVTLTGLFLWLLKR
- a CDS encoding WD40/YVTN/BNR-like repeat-containing protein produces the protein MHFHSTVKRLLLPCALLLTFTLQAQLFSPKLFDAMKWRMIGPHRGGRTVGAVGVPQQPNVFYMGVNNGGVWKTTDYGRTWNPIFDDQPTGSIGDVAVAPSNPNVVYVASGEGLQRPDLSVGNGMYKSTDAGKTWSFLGLKDGQQIGGICIDPTNENRVFAAVLGHPYGPNTERGVYRTTDGGKSWDRVLYKDENTGAVQVTIDPKNPNIVYADLWAARQGPWENGQWQGPESGLYKSTDGGATWQKLTNGLPTIQQGLGRIGFCIAPSDPNRLYATVDATETGGVYRSDNAGQTWTRVSGDERLWGRGSDFAEVKAHPTNPDIVFIADVAAWKSTDGGKTWNDFRGAPGGDDYHRLWINPNNPDVLLLAGDQGAIVTVNGGQTFSSWYNQPTAQFYHVSTDNSFPYNVLGGQQESGSVGIASRGNDGEITFREWHPIGVEEYGYAAADPLDPTIIYGGKITRYDKRTGQVQNIAPEAVRSGKYRFVRTAPVLFSPIDPKTLYFAGNVLFKTQNGGHSWQVISPDLTRTSYPDIPESVGVYRTEAMKTMPARGVIYTIAPSHKDINTIWAGTDDGLIQVTRDGGKTWKNVTPPGVGSWSKVSLMDAGHFDANTAYAAVNRIRCDDMRPHIYRTHDGGKTWQEIVSGLPNDPINVVREDPIRKGLLFAGSETAVSVSFDDGAHWQSLRLNMPATSIRDLVIKDDDLVVGTHGRSFWILDNMTALRQLTPELAKTETILYKPQRAYRVRWNMNPDTPLPQEEPAGQNPPDGAIIDYYLNEAANSIVTLTITDATGKLVHQFRSDDKPYTVPDVNLPAYWIRPQQILSASAGAHRFMWNMHYTPLPIPPSYPIAATFGQTAPEPTSPWVMPGTYTVKLTVNGKIYTQPLIVTMDPRVKTPVSILKQQHDLSVVAYESRKQVIGWLTEAQTLTSRATTDEQKKVLATLQTSLDKLNRAFSSIFSILQDADSAPTTQVVAAANEAQVTLKKVAQQWASWKTNRQ
- a CDS encoding carbonic anhydrase produces the protein MSLYEQVFSHNKIWVQKQLQLDPAYFSEMAKNQTPDFLYIGCSDSRVSPDAFMGTKPGDVFIHRNIANLVPNNDISSLAVLQYAVESLQVKHVIVCGHYGCGGIKASTTHEDFGYMNTWLRNIQDVYRMHRDELDSLSDPEAKHRRLVELNVREQCLNVMKLSFVQKRLFGNQDIKVHGWVYDLANGQLKDMDVSLDDLGPNLEIYRFNNTKAAV
- a CDS encoding AraC family transcriptional regulator; this encodes MHTLKYHQQVPVYSLEPDDVAANKQFRVYNYEGSLPNQSDLLVPHRKDHYLLVFIRRANSRQWIDMTPYVLKDNTVYFTGPNQIIVKEGFNQLWSTGIAFTKEFLSFQENAALSKLPLIQNPQGVHELRLTEADVDFVEDMLAKINAEYQRPNEWQHRMLTAYLTVLLTYLSRLYAEQFESNQFSTDKLLLKKYQAQIDEHYRELHQVSDYASLLNVSAGYLSEVVKAQSGKPAIMHIHERLVLEARRLLFHTQHSLKEIAFDLGFSDASYFNRFFKRETDVTPAEYRSTIREMYQ
- a CDS encoding SDR family oxidoreductase — protein: MKTVLITGANKSIGFETARQLLQEGYFVYLGSRDEQKGQQAVSQLQAEGLTNVEPIEIDVDNIESIKAAREVLGRKTQALDVLINNAGISGSMPQTALEADISVFRQVLETNFFGVIEVTQAFIDLLKQSPEPRIVNVTSGLGSLTLHSDPTWKYYAVKPASYVASKAALNAYTIMLAHDLRDSSFKVNAVDPGYTATDFNHHSGPGTVPDAAARVVKAAVLGPDGPTGQFFSDDNVPETGISPW
- a CDS encoding S1C family serine protease, which encodes METNFVTFAEQASQPGGRADQDSVLLDSYSNTVVTVAKKVSPSVVQIKVSGRATNQTEIDLKRGRSDRGNSDGGTGSGFIISTDGYIITNNHVVAGAGKIEVAVAARADEPSRDYEATLIGRDPATDIAVIKIYADGLKAIRFADSKQVQVGQIAIAIGNPYGFQYSLTAGVVSALGRTLRSESGRLIDDVIQTDAALNPGNSGGPLVDANGDVIGVNTAVILPAQGLCFAVSSNLAAFVAGKLIMHGRVRRGYLGIAGQLINLTERIKLYNQLTTKTGVIVASVEVDGVAGNSQLRQGDIIVGFDGQPIATMDDLHRLLTDQTIGKRIPVSVLRENRQISLYVIPGELN
- the tkt gene encoding transketolase yields the protein MANKSVDLDQLSIDTIRLLSIDAVQKANSGHPGLPLGAAPMAYVLWSRFLRFNPQDPHWPDRDRFVLSAGHGSALLYSLLHLYGYDLSLDDLKNFRQLHSRTPGHPESNLTPGVEVTTGPLGQGFANGVGMAMAEAFLAANYNREGHSVMDHYTYSIVSDGDLMEGIASEAASLAGHLKLGKLIYLYDDNLISLDGPTNLAFTEDRMARFEAYDWHVQHVADGNDIEAIDQAIRAAQAETERPSIIAVRTIIGFGSPQEGTSKVHGSPLGEENVRKTKEFYGWDPDETFVVPDEVKSYLMKAGKRGADLQADWQKRFEAYQSQFPKEAETFTISFAGQFPQGWEADLPLFAPADGPLATRQASGKALEALKKRVPYLFGGSADLASSNDMPTKGDVSFQPGHYENSNIWFGVREHAMGAALNGMAQHGGVHPYGGTFLNFSDYMRGAIRLTALAESSVTFVFTHDSIGLGEDGPTHQPVEQFVSLRTIPNIVVIRPADANETVEAWRVAMQQPKSPVVLILSRQKLPVIDQDKYGSARGLEKGAYIVSEAEGTPQLILIATGSEVSLVMNAQAELKKQGIEARVVSMPSWELFEQQDQAYQHEVLPPSIRKRLAVEMGSPIGWHKYVTDEGTTISMNRFGLSGPGEEVMAYFGFTTENVVNVAKAVLEGRPEGMEKKEVLS